One window of the Crassaminicella thermophila genome contains the following:
- a CDS encoding RnfABCDGE type electron transport complex subunit D, giving the protein MDNRLIVSSSPHIRADESVNRIMRDVVIALLPATLAGVYFFRIGAVKIILAAVIAAVVTEALIQKICKKPVTINDWSAVVTGLLLAFNIPASAPWWIPVIGSVFAIAIVKQVFGGLGHNFMNPALAARAMLLASWPVQMTAWVKPGADAVSTATPLAILGGEAAGEQLPSLADLIIGNIGGCIGETSAILLIIGGIYLVYRGVITPRVPIIYIATVAVLTFILGGFSIQFMIYQVFAGGLMIGAIYMATDYASSPVTPKGQVIFALGCGILTSIIRLYGGYPEGVSYSILLMNVAVPLIDKYTSPRVFGEVK; this is encoded by the coding sequence ATGGACAATAGACTTATTGTGTCTTCGTCTCCCCACATAAGGGCAGATGAATCAGTAAATAGAATAATGCGAGATGTAGTAATCGCACTACTTCCTGCAACTTTAGCAGGAGTATACTTCTTTAGAATTGGTGCTGTAAAAATAATTCTTGCTGCTGTAATTGCTGCAGTAGTAACAGAAGCTTTGATACAAAAAATTTGTAAAAAACCTGTGACAATTAATGATTGGAGTGCTGTAGTTACTGGGCTGTTATTAGCATTTAACATACCAGCAAGTGCACCTTGGTGGATTCCAGTAATAGGATCAGTGTTTGCTATTGCTATTGTAAAGCAAGTGTTTGGAGGATTAGGACATAATTTTATGAATCCAGCTTTAGCAGCACGTGCAATGCTTTTAGCTTCATGGCCAGTACAAATGACAGCTTGGGTAAAACCTGGTGCTGATGCAGTAAGTACAGCAACACCATTAGCAATACTTGGAGGGGAAGCTGCTGGGGAACAATTACCATCTCTTGCAGATTTGATAATTGGAAATATAGGTGGATGTATTGGAGAAACTTCTGCTATATTATTAATTATTGGTGGAATTTATCTTGTATATAGAGGGGTAATTACTCCAAGAGTACCAATAATATATATTGCTACAGTTGCAGTATTAACATTTATTTTAGGTGGATTTAGTATTCAATTTATGATTTATCAAGTATTTGCAGGAGGTTTAATGATTGGTGCAATCTATATGGCAACAGATTATGCTTCATCACCTGTAACACCAAAAGGACAAGTAATATTTGCATTAGGATGTGGTATTTTAACAAGTATTATTAGGCTTTATGGAGGATATCCAGAAGGGGTATCTTACTCAATACTTTTAATGAACGTGGCTGTACCACTTATTGATAAATATACAAGTCCAAGAGTTTTTGGGGAGGTGAAATAA
- a CDS encoding NusG domain II-containing protein, which translates to MTKWDKALIIFVIFFALSGIYWTKLMTFNTDQLYVVIEVDGKEYKKIALDHSNSSRKIEIDTIYGHNVIEVDGEGARFLESNCKDQLCVKMGKITKVNQTSICLPNRVSIKIVSKKSELDGVSY; encoded by the coding sequence ATGACAAAATGGGATAAAGCATTAATTATTTTTGTTATTTTTTTTGCCCTATCTGGAATTTATTGGACAAAACTGATGACTTTTAATACGGATCAATTGTATGTAGTTATTGAAGTAGATGGAAAAGAGTATAAAAAGATAGCACTAGATCATTCGAATTCTTCGAGGAAGATAGAAATAGATACAATTTATGGACATAATGTGATAGAAGTAGACGGTGAAGGTGCTAGATTTTTAGAATCAAACTGTAAAGATCAATTATGTGTAAAAATGGGAAAAATAACAAAAGTCAATCAGACTAGTATATGTCTTCCAAATAGAGTGTCTATAAAAATAGTGTCGAAAAAATCTGAATTAGATGGTGTTAGCTACTAG
- the rsxA gene encoding electron transport complex subunit RsxA, with product MSIGGLFVILVSSILVNNFVLSRFLGICPFLGVSKQVETATGMGMAVTFVMTIASIITYMIQHLILDPFKLGYLQTIAFILVIASLVQFVEMVIQKMSPTLYQALGVYLPLITTNCAVLGLTLLNIQSNYNLIETIVNAIGAAVGFSLAIILFAGIRERLEIADVPELFKGFPIALITASLMSIAFLGFAGLV from the coding sequence ATGTCTATAGGAGGATTATTTGTTATACTTGTTAGTAGTATACTTGTAAATAACTTTGTGTTATCAAGATTTTTAGGAATTTGTCCATTTTTAGGAGTATCAAAACAAGTTGAGACTGCTACGGGAATGGGAATGGCCGTTACATTTGTTATGACCATAGCATCTATTATTACGTATATGATTCAACATTTAATATTAGATCCGTTTAAACTAGGATACTTACAGACAATAGCTTTTATTTTAGTTATTGCATCATTAGTTCAGTTTGTTGAAATGGTTATCCAAAAGATGAGTCCAACATTATACCAAGCATTAGGGGTATATTTACCACTTATTACGACAAACTGTGCTGTACTTGGTTTAACTCTTTTAAATATTCAATCTAATTATAATTTAATTGAAACAATTGTAAATGCTATTGGAGCAGCAGTAGGATTTTCTTTGGCAATCATCCTATTTGCAGGAATTAGAGAAAGACTTGAAATTGCAGATGTACCAGAATTGTTTAAAGGCTTTCCAATCGCATTAATTACGGCTAGTTTAATGTCGATTGCATTTTTAGGATTTGCCGGACTTGTGTAA
- the rsxE gene encoding electron transport complex subunit RsxE, whose amino-acid sequence MKLGKILMAGILFDNPIFVQMLGMCPTLAVTTSAINGIGMGLATTAVLIGSNVAISLFKKSIPSKIRIPAFIVIIATFVTVVGLMLKAFVPALDKALGLFIPLIVVNCIILGRAEAFASKNSVIGSAVDGIGMGLGFTIALTILGSVREILGAGSIFGKVLFGASFQPALIMILPPGAFLALGLLLALLNLIQSKRAE is encoded by the coding sequence ATGAAGTTAGGCAAAATTTTAATGGCGGGAATTCTATTTGACAACCCGATATTTGTACAAATGCTAGGAATGTGTCCAACACTTGCTGTTACTACTTCAGCAATCAATGGTATTGGTATGGGACTAGCAACCACTGCAGTATTAATAGGATCTAACGTGGCAATTTCGTTATTTAAAAAGTCTATACCGAGCAAAATTCGTATACCAGCTTTTATAGTTATTATTGCGACATTCGTTACAGTTGTAGGACTAATGCTTAAGGCATTCGTTCCTGCACTCGATAAAGCGTTAGGATTGTTCATTCCACTTATTGTTGTTAACTGTATTATTTTAGGAAGAGCAGAAGCTTTTGCATCAAAAAATTCTGTAATAGGGTCTGCTGTAGATGGAATTGGTATGGGATTAGGATTTACTATCGCACTTACAATACTAGGAAGTGTTAGAGAAATATTAGGAGCAGGTTCAATATTTGGAAAAGTTCTATTCGGAGCATCATTCCAGCCAGCTTTAATTATGATTCTTCCTCCTGGTGCGTTTCTTGCTTTAGGATTGCTACTTGCTCTTTTAAACCTTATTCAATCTAAAAGGGCAGAATAA
- a CDS encoding RnfABCDGE type electron transport complex subunit B, with product MDISTIMGPVVSLGGMGLLFGAGLAYASQKFAVEVDPRVTEIGEVLPGANCGGCGYPGCNGFANAVVEGKAPVNGCPVGGSECAQKIAKIMGVEAGDDVKKVARVLCSGDSSNCKEKFDYYGIQDCKAAAMVAGGSKSCAYGCLGLGTCVDVCQFNAIEITDGKIAKIIPERCTGCGKCIEACPKNVIDFVPYEQDVVVDCNNKEKGKAVKEKCNVGCIGCQLCVKACPFDAMEFSDNLAKINYDKCTNCMLCAEKCPTGAIYANFEKRKKAEIIADNCIGCTICAKQCPVDAIEGELKQVHKVLEDKCIGCGACEAKCPKKTIIMK from the coding sequence ATGGATATTTCAACAATAATGGGTCCTGTTGTCAGTCTAGGAGGAATGGGGCTACTATTTGGGGCAGGATTGGCTTATGCTTCTCAAAAATTTGCTGTAGAAGTTGATCCAAGAGTAACAGAAATCGGAGAAGTGTTACCAGGTGCAAACTGTGGTGGATGTGGATATCCAGGCTGTAATGGTTTTGCTAATGCAGTTGTAGAAGGAAAAGCTCCGGTTAATGGATGTCCTGTTGGAGGAAGCGAATGTGCTCAAAAGATTGCTAAGATTATGGGTGTTGAAGCAGGAGATGATGTTAAAAAGGTAGCAAGAGTTTTATGTAGCGGAGACAGTTCAAATTGCAAAGAAAAATTTGATTACTATGGAATTCAAGATTGTAAAGCAGCAGCAATGGTTGCTGGAGGAAGCAAAAGTTGTGCTTATGGTTGTTTAGGTCTTGGAACTTGTGTAGATGTATGTCAATTTAATGCAATCGAAATAACGGATGGAAAGATTGCAAAAATTATTCCTGAACGATGTACTGGTTGTGGAAAGTGTATTGAAGCTTGTCCAAAGAATGTAATAGATTTTGTTCCTTATGAGCAAGATGTAGTAGTAGATTGTAACAATAAGGAAAAAGGAAAAGCTGTTAAAGAAAAATGTAATGTAGGGTGTATCGGATGTCAATTATGTGTTAAAGCTTGTCCTTTTGATGCTATGGAATTCTCAGATAATCTTGCGAAAATTAATTATGACAAATGTACAAACTGTATGCTTTGTGCTGAAAAATGTCCTACTGGAGCAATTTATGCAAATTTTGAAAAAAGAAAGAAAGCAGAAATTATTGCTGATAACTGTATAGGATGTACAATTTGTGCAAAGCAATGTCCAGTCGATGCAATCGAAGGTGAATTAAAACAAGTACACAAAGTATTAGAGGATAAATGTATTGGTTGTGGAGCTTGTGAAGCAAAATGCCCTAAAAAAACAATTATAATGAAATAA
- a CDS encoding RnfABCDGE type electron transport complex subunit G: MKEIGKLGIILLFITAVAAMILAYTNDITKEPIKQQMIQANKEARQTVLPDATDFEEVEKDIYENYDNVIEVYRGIKNGETVGYTIKTNPSGYGGPVEVMIGISTDNVIKGVSIGNHQETPGLGAKASGEFKDQYNGKSTQKDLEVIKSGEPKDNEILAISGATITSKAVTAGVNSAIKLFNEKLK; this comes from the coding sequence ATGAAAGAGATAGGAAAATTAGGAATAATTCTTTTATTTATAACAGCTGTGGCAGCAATGATTCTTGCGTATACAAATGATATTACAAAAGAACCTATCAAGCAGCAAATGATTCAAGCAAATAAAGAAGCTCGCCAAACTGTACTTCCAGATGCTACTGACTTTGAGGAAGTAGAAAAAGATATTTATGAAAATTATGATAATGTTATTGAAGTATATAGAGGAATAAAAAATGGAGAAACTGTCGGATATACGATTAAGACAAATCCTAGTGGTTATGGTGGACCTGTTGAAGTAATGATAGGAATAAGCACGGATAATGTAATTAAAGGTGTAAGTATAGGAAACCATCAAGAAACTCCAGGATTAGGAGCGAAAGCATCAGGAGAGTTTAAAGATCAATACAATGGAAAAAGTACACAAAAAGATTTAGAAGTTATTAAATCAGGAGAGCCAAAAGATAATGAGATTTTGGCAATTTCAGGAGCTACTATTACTTCAAAAGCAGTAACAGCTGGGGTAAATAGTGCAATAAAGTTATTTAACGAAAAGTTAAAATAG